The nucleotide sequence TCGACGCCGTCGTGCTGGTACCAGCCTTTCCTGACGCCGGTCGCGTCACCATCGATTCTGAGCACTACATGCTCGAGACTGGGGAGCTGACGCCCGTCTCCGCCACCGAATTCGCCCGCGATGCCACCTTCGGTTTTCCTTCCTCGAATCTCCGCGAGTACGTCAGCACCAAGACGCATGGCCGTATCGGTGCCGATGATGTCCTTGCCCTTACCCTCGACATCATCCGGGGTGGCCCGGAGCAGACCGCGGACCTGCTGTCGAAGGCGACCGGCAACACGCCAGTGGTAGCCGACGCTGTCACGGAGGACGACCTGCGTCTCATCGCTCTCGGTTGCCACCTGGCGCACCGGCGCGGCACAACGGTGCTTTTCCGAGTCGGCCCACCATTCGTCCGGGCAGCGATCGGACAGGAACCACACGCCCCGTTGCTGACGTCGGAAATCTACGCCGGCCGTCAGTCCTGCAGCACCGGCGGACTCATTGTGGTGGGCTCGCATGTCGGTGTGACCAGCCGGCAACTGCACCATCTCACTGACGCCCTCCCGCAGGCCTCAACCGAGGTGATCGAAGTCGACGCCGTCATCAGCGAAGCGACACGCGCGGACCACCTCGGGAAGGTTGTCACGCGGGCCGTCGATGGTCTCGCCCACGGAAACGTCGTGATCCACACCAGTCGGACGCTCGTCAGCGCTGCAAGCGGAGAGGAGAGCCTAGCAATCTCGCGCAAGGTTTCCGCAGCCGTCGTCGAAGTGGTCCGACGGATCCTCGAATCCTCTCCACCGCGCTTCGTCATCGCGAAGGGTGGAATCACCTCCTCCGATGTCGCGGTCCACGGACTCTCGATCCGCCGAGCAATGGTCCGGGGTCCTATGCTGCCGGGCATCGTCTCGCTGTGGGAGCCCATGGACGGACCGGCGCGTGGCATCCCGTATGTGGTCTTCGCTGGCAACGTCGGATCCGACACGGCACTCACTGACGTCGTCCGCACGCTATCCGCCCCGTCCAGCGCCGCTCCTGACCCTGCCGGCCCCCGACCAGAGGAAGCACGATGACCAGCCAGCCCTATTCCGTCGCCGTCCTGGGGCTGGGTGCGATGGGGCTCCCTATGGCGATACGCCTCGCATCCCGACTCGCCGTGCACGGATTCGACATTGCGGCAGAGAGACTCCGTCTCGCCAAAGAGGCGGGGATCCTCACATTCGACACTGCGGCGTCAGCGGTCGACGGCGCCGACGCCGTGCTTCTGGCCGTCCGCAATGCCGAGCAGCTGAGCGCCGTGCTCTTCGGCGCCGATGGCATCGCACCTGCACTGAAGCAGGGAGCTGTCGTCATCATGACTAGTACGGTTGGTGTCGATGCGGTGCTGGATGTTGCGGAGCGACTCGCGGTGCTGGGTGTGGATCTCGTCGATGCGCCCCTCTCCGGTGGCCCGGTAAGGGCGGGTGACGGTGACCTCCTGATCGTCGTTGGCGCGTCCGCAACGGCACAGACGGCGGCGGCCCCCGTCTTGAATCTGTTGGCTTCCACCCTGACCGTCGTGGGTGACAAACCGGGAGACGGACAAGCGCTGAAGACTGTCAACCAGCTGCTGTGCGGCGTGCACATCGCCGCTGCTGCCGAAGCTCTGGCACTTGCGCAGTCGTTGGGCCTCGACCCCGCGAAGACAATAGAGGCTCTCCAGGCCGGTGCAGCAGCATCCTTCATGCTGGGGAACCGCGGACCCCGCATCCTGCAAGCGTGGGACCCCGAGGGTGCCGAGGTACTGAGCCGACTGGACATCTTCGTCAAGGATCTCGGGATCGTGACGTCGGCCGCTCGAGCGGTGTCCCTGCCCACTCCACTGGCCGCAGCGGCCGAACAGCTCTTCCTGCAGGGCCAAGCGCAGGGACACGGCGCCCAGGATGATTCCGCTGTCATCACCGTCATCGCGCCGACGAAGCCCGTTTTCCACTCCTAACCTGCGTCCTGCACCGCATCCGTCTGGGTCATCTCCTCCTTCGTCGCGGTGTAGGAACTCCCTACCAGAGCCAACACGAAGGCCTTGGGGCGGGCTGAGTTCGAAGACCCATCACCTCGCCGACGGGCGAGGCCCGCCCCTGGTGATCCTCGTCGGTCCGGACCGGACCGGACCGGACCGGGCAGGGCTGGGCTGGGCAGGCAGGGCACGCGCCGATCTTCCCGATCCTGAGGAAGCACCTGCGCCCCTCCGGGCTGGGCATGGGTGCTACGACAAACTCGCCCTCATCTACTGCGGCGGTGCCGTCCTCAGATCAAGCACACTCTGGCTTCAAGCATCAGGAGACACACCCTGGTCCTTGCGACTCGACCCCGCTGACGAACTGCCGCACCAGTGCGTCGAACTCCTCCTCACGTTCGATCTGCGGCATGTGCCCGCACTTCTCGAACAGGTGGAACTCCGCATGCGGGAACACCGTGCGGGCGTGCTCCAGATGTGACGCCGGGAGGACCCGGTCCTCGTCGCCCCACACCACGAGGGTGGGTTTCCGCTGGGCGGCGACCGTGCGGAGGAGTTGGGTCCGCCACCGCCGGCGGACGCCGCGAACGGTGCCGAGGTGCCGGGCGACGGCGAGCAGGACCTCGTCGTATCCGGGGTTCCTGCCCACCTCCTGCGCGTGGTCGAGGCGCTCCTCGGTCACGAACCTCTTGTCGTAGAACAGCGAGCGCTCCGTGCGGTACGCGGCCTTGCGGGACTTGTCCTTCAGGAGCCGCCGGCCGATCGGCCGGATGGCGAGGATCCGTAGTGCGAGCGTCACCTCCTTGCCGAACCCGGCGCT is from Arthrobacter burdickii and encodes:
- a CDS encoding four-carbon acid sugar kinase family protein, translated to MTVEEYPMLLSKALKAFPDSVAVAAGDVRKHLPDAVFVVLDDDPTGTQSVADLPVLTSWTVEDITWALAQGHPAFYILTNTRSLPEDDAAVRNREIAANAFAAARTSDTELIFMSRSDSTLRGHFPLETDVLAAALAERSGQAVDAVVLVPAFPDAGRVTIDSEHYMLETGELTPVSATEFARDATFGFPSSNLREYVSTKTHGRIGADDVLALTLDIIRGGPEQTADLLSKATGNTPVVADAVTEDDLRLIALGCHLAHRRGTTVLFRVGPPFVRAAIGQEPHAPLLTSEIYAGRQSCSTGGLIVVGSHVGVTSRQLHHLTDALPQASTEVIEVDAVISEATRADHLGKVVTRAVDGLAHGNVVIHTSRTLVSAASGEESLAISRKVSAAVVEVVRRILESSPPRFVIAKGGITSSDVAVHGLSIRRAMVRGPMLPGIVSLWEPMDGPARGIPYVVFAGNVGSDTALTDVVRTLSAPSSAAPDPAGPRPEEAR
- a CDS encoding NAD(P)-dependent oxidoreductase codes for the protein MTSQPYSVAVLGLGAMGLPMAIRLASRLAVHGFDIAAERLRLAKEAGILTFDTAASAVDGADAVLLAVRNAEQLSAVLFGADGIAPALKQGAVVIMTSTVGVDAVLDVAERLAVLGVDLVDAPLSGGPVRAGDGDLLIVVGASATAQTAAAPVLNLLASTLTVVGDKPGDGQALKTVNQLLCGVHIAAAAEALALAQSLGLDPAKTIEALQAGAAASFMLGNRGPRILQAWDPEGAEVLSRLDIFVKDLGIVTSAARAVSLPTPLAAAAEQLFLQGQAQGHGAQDDSAVITVIAPTKPVFHS
- a CDS encoding alpha/beta fold hydrolase, whose amino-acid sequence is MSGARAGVGPSSSSEASAPGAAAPDDGFLRVRGIRVRYRDEGAREKPPVLLLHGIGRSLEDWEGLYGRLAPDHRVLSVDLPGFGLSERTEGRYSMESMARFVLAALDTLGEHRPLHVVGNSLGGAVAMKISALEPQRVRSMVLVNSAGFGKEVTLALRILAIRPIGRRLLKDKSRKAAYRTERSLFYDKRFVTEERLDHAQEVGRNPGYDEVLLAVARHLGTVRGVRRRWRTQLLRTVAAQRKPTLVVWGDEDRVLPASHLEHARTVFPHAEFHLFEKCGHMPQIEREEEFDALVRQFVSGVESQGPGCVS